The Hevea brasiliensis isolate MT/VB/25A 57/8 chromosome 9, ASM3005281v1, whole genome shotgun sequence nucleotide sequence cAGGAAATACTGGATGGTTTCCAAGATATAGAATTCTGGTATGCAGAACAGGGAAGCATGTCATCAAATTCAACTCGTTCAGGTTCATTTCGCAGAGTTATTGTTCAGCGGAAAGAGGAGAAATGGTGGGTGCCAGTTCCTTGTGTTCCTCCAGGCGGTCTCTCTGAGAAGTCAAGGAAGCACTTGAGACACAAACGTGACTGTGCTAATCAAATTCACAAAGCAGCCATGGCCATTAATAGTAGTATTCTTGATGATATGGAAATTCCAGACACATACATGGCATCACTTCCCAAGGTTAGCCCCTCCTTTGCTAACCAAATCATAAGCACTTTACATGAACATTTGAGCAATACTGATTCCGAATTTTAACAACTTGTCCAATGGAAATTCAGAGTGGAAGAGCGAGTCTAGGTGACGTAACTTACCGCTACATGTGTACAACAGACATATTTTCCCCAGATTATGTTCTTGACTGTCTCAATATAGCATCAGAACATGAAGCACTTGAGCTTGCAGATCGAGTAGAAGCTTCAATGTATACGTGGAGACGTAAAGCGTGCATGAAGCATTCAAAATCATCTTGGGAAATGGTAAAAGACCTCATGTCTGACATTGATCGAACTGACAAAAATCATGTTTTAGCAGAAAGAGCGGAAAGCTTGCTCTTCTGCTTGAAGCAGAGGTATCCTGAACTTTCACAGACATCCCTAGACACATGCAAGATACAGTACAATCGGGTAAGTAAAGTAACACTTCATTCCTAATTTCCTGCACTTCAGTGATGAACCTAACAATGGGAAAGTGAATATTGCAGGATGTGGGACAAGCAACCCTAGAGAGCTACTCAAGAGTCCTAGAAGGCCTAGCATTCAACATAGTTGCTTGGATTGAAGATGTTCTTTTTGTAGATAAATCAGTAAGAAACCAAGGTGAATAGAAACCTAAAAAATGAGTTCAAACGTCAACAAGAGATATCTTAATCCAGCAGTTCTCCTCCTACAACCGATGACCAATTTTTGTAGAATACGagcaaaaaaaaaacaattagaaGAATCTTTGAAATCTTTTTACTTGTTTCTGAAGTTAGTCAGTAGTAGTTATATCTGTAATGAACTAAATTATTAGTTCAGACTTTAAGCAAGATCTGTACATTTTGCTCAAAGTGAAACAAGCTAAAGCTTCCAAAAGGtccaaaagaaaagaaaggaaaaagttaATATTCAACTGCAAAGAAATCAGATCCGTAGAGAAAAGAGAAAACCAAGCTATAGAATGATCTGGACATTGGCAGCGGCTCTGACTGCTTCGGTATTCCTATTCATACAATAGTGACATAAAAGCAGCACATAGATTAAtagaaacataaaataatgaaaatgggTTACTACTGCTTGCTTCAGATATCAGTCAACGAACCACTTCTGAGCCGTAAAGGTGGCAACCGTTTCCTTGGACGAGAAACAGAAGAggaggaagaaaagaaagaatcAACCTTGGACTTGCATTTGTCATGGTCTCCTTTACTTTCCTCCAAACACTTTTTAAGAGCTTGGGCTTCATCTTGAGACGTTATCCTCTGCGTGGCATTACCGCTGACACGAATTTCTCCCTTCTCACTATCCATGGCGAATTAGTAATCTGAAGCGATCATCCAAAATTCTATTCAAAGAAAATAAACATATTATCTGATCTAGTTGCCTTTACCTAAAGCCCAAAACCAAGTCAAGAATAAGTAAAGAGAGAACGAAGCATGAAGGAGATGATGAACTTACAACCGAGAAAGAGAATGAAAGAAGAAGACAGTAGGAAAATGCCAATAGAGTGGTGTTGTTGACGAGCTTTGAGTAAGAAATAAGcattaaaaaaaagaaaggaatcaATATCAACGAGTAAACGTCGCAAGAGCATGATTGCTTTTGTGTGGTAGCGGGCCGCCGGCCTGGCGTTTAATATGGGTCATTGATAATTGATTGTCCTTTTTGGGTTATGTTTAATAAGacgtaataaaatataattaaatattttattaaatttaataaatatataacgaCCTTTGGTGCAGCTATATGTTGTTCTGTGACGCAAAATTCTAATATTGACGTGCTAAATTGTGTTTGTTGGGTTCATTGATTCGTGTTTGTAGAATACAGTAAAGGGTTTATTAGGCTCTATTGATGTTTATTATCAATGAAATCTATTTGAATTGGCATCCTCTTCCCTTCACCCTTTTGTTTGGATTCACAATTCaagagaaataaagaaaaaagaaaaaaaaaatttaatttactttGCATTGTTTATTGTTTAAACAAATTATTAgaataaaaggaaaaaagaagaatCAATTATTATACGCACTTCTTCTTGAATATAAATAACATTCATTCATTACATTCCTTACCATTGCTAATGAGTAATAACGAAGagatgaaaattttcttttatttaatgtcCAAACAGGAAATCAAATTCATTTTCTTCTTCCCTCTGTTTCCATCAATGGCCTCCAATACTGCTATTGGATCTAATTTTGGGTTGAGTTCTGTTTTGCGCGAGATTGTTAGCTAGATTGGCAATTGACCAATTTCGTTGTGATTTAATAAAATAGTAAATTGTAAATGCACCACAAGCCTAGCTAGTTTTAATCTTTACGGAATCTTAACGGACATGATTAATTAAGATGTATCTTGCGCATCTATCTGAAAATTTCCTGTAAGTTCATTTTTATAAAGCAAGTTTCATCcagtgaatattttagacattgaTGCCGTGATTGTTTACACGCATGTATGCTTGTGCATTTGAGATTGGAAAATCGAAGTTTTGGTACCTCTAATTTAACTACTGCCTTATTGGCGAGCCAAAAATGCCCATTGCTAAACACAATTACAGACAGCTCCAGAAAACAAATTATGAGAAGTCAAACAGAACTAACGTCTAAAGATGAACGTATCCAAAAGACGGAACCGAATAAACAACAGCTGTATGACGAGTCATTTAGATCAAAAAAACACTTTTAACACTTGTACAAAAACACCACCGATAATTCTTGAATCAACAGGAAACATTGTTTGGTCCATACACAAATGGAGGCAAAGTAAGgttccaagaaaatacaagatctGCATGGCATCTGGGTTGAGTTTCAGGGTAATATTACATGAACTACAGAAAGCCTTTATCGGGAATCCAAACACATGAAGCTTTAAATCCAAGACTATTTTTCACTAGCAAAATCAAACATATCATCCACTCCACATATTTGGAGTCTATATACTCGCATCATTGGCTGTATTATTAGCAAAAATATAATACATGCATTCTGATTCTGTCATCTGTTGTAAAGTAGAATTCATTTTAATTTCAATGAGACCCATAGCCCATATATCAATTAATTACAGAAGTAGGCCAATATCAAACAACACGTTGGGGGGTGATGTGGTATTTGATAAATCAACAATGCCCTAAAACTACCGCAGAAGATAATAAACTAATGGACTGCACATGCCACTGTGAACATTGCCATATATTCATGTATTGAACCGTTACTGGCATTCACATCAGTGTGCATCCACACACATTCAAGAGACACAGAGCAGAGAGACAGACAGTGAATGCAACAACAGATTAATGCACATGAAACAGCTACAAATCATTCTTAAGATATTTGACCCTGATGAATCAGCAAAGTTAAAAAATTCTCTCTATATATACAAGAAGTCTCCGAACTGCACCTGGAGTACACAGTCCAGACAGGCAGTGATCAAAATGTTAGTAGTCAAGTGGGCCCAAGACCTGGCAGGGCATGCTGTGTAAGAGCATATTTCTTTCACTACCTTCACAAGGACCACATGCCCCAATAAGAATGTCCCTCCCAACAGCACCCTTTGCCATCAAAGGCAGGTATGGCAAGAACAAGGGGGAACCTTGATGCCAAATATGCATGATAAACAAAAACGTTACCTGTTGAGGGAATTGTTCACTCCAGGCCAAATCAAGAATGAAAGTTAACTTGAATCAGCTGTCATCATCTACAGCACCAATATAAGTAAGGTCAGTCCTCCTGACCCTTACAGTCCCTTTAAGCCAGCTGGAGGCCCGAAGATTAGAATGGTCACCACTGCCAATCACAGCAGAGTTGCTTGAAGATGGACCTGATCCTGCGCCATCTTCCAAAAGAGTCCATGGGTCAATTTCCATATCATTTTCCGGTTGCAATGGCAATGGCAATGGCTTGGACTTCCCTGGCGCATTTGTTGTCATTCGTGCCAAAGGTAGAGGACTTTTCTGCGATGGGTTTCCAGTGTAAAATCCAGAATATGCGATACTAGGTTGAAGTGAAGCAACAGCAGCAACAGGAACAGATGGTAGATGGCAAGAGATGGACCATCTTACTGAAGGAGGAAGAACTGGCATTGCAGCTTGGATGCGCCACCGAATAGAGCCTGGCAGCTGCATGCGATCTAAGTCATTCTGCATTCATAAAAGATCTATTAGTTTAATAGGATGAACGTGTATGTAGATAAATGGGATGGCAGAGAGAAAAAACAGCAACCTATACAGTATAATTATACACACTAATACTTTTTTATATATAAGTTTATCAaccatggaaaaaaaaaatagtaaacaATCATTAATTCATTTCCCATCCACTTAATAAGATTTAAATAGTTGACTATAGAGcaaaagtggaaagaaaataaattcaACCAATTGCTGAATATGTGAAGTCGAAACAGAAAAGAAactcaaaataaattcaaattctcaTACCCATATTTATCATTTTTCTAGGTCCATCTCTCCTTTCAAGCacagatatataccaacaagcaTGTCAGAGATTTCACTAGAAGCATAATTgtatggaaaaaaatatttaatcaatACTATAGCAGAAAAATTTGATGATGACAATGCATTTGGCAACACGTCAAATTAAGGAAAGTACATACAATCAGATCTCATTGATAGCATTGCGAATTTGCAATAGCGATGCCCCACTCTTTTCTTTTATTCTGAGTTGGTGATTGTGCTGATGAATTTATGTTAACCTactatattatattaataattaaaattttcataggGCATCAAGaacccaattaaaaaaaaaagttaagttGGACAAAATCACAACATTTTAACAAACAGTACATCAGAGAACGAACCTGTAAACTCTCCACCACCTCACGATCAAGTCCAGCAGAGTCCTTAGAAAAATCACTCATTAACTTGGAGGGAGACCTTGGCTTCAACCAACTTGGCTGGCTGTTACTTAACAAACCGTGCAAGACCAACAGTAGCCGATCAAAGAGACTTTCACCAGACAAATCCACAGACACAGTTTCCAATGGAGACTCAACCTCCATCTTAGATTGAGAACTTTgcactggagagaatgataggtCTGCATCCTCGTACACAACACGATTACCAAGGAGGCGAAGCATGACAGATGCAAGCATGTGCCTCATGTTCCGGCCAGATGGCTCCCTGACATAAAGCAAAAATGAGTATTTTCTACTGCCAAACTTTTGAATAACAGCATCAAGGAATGCAGCATCTGCTTTCGCAAAtgccacagagagagagagagagagagagagagagagagagagagagagcactaCAAATATGTGCCTGTCTCCTTTTTTATGCCTCCATATACTAGGCAGCAGGCAGGAAAATTACAATATGAACAAAAAATCTGCGTCAAGTGATCCCATAATTATTTGGCATGCTCAAACTGAAACTCACAAAATTAAACTTTTGTGATGCATTTTTTAACATAGTAATGAAGCATGCTTTGGTGTTTCGCTTTGGGATTAGATGTTGACACAGTATACTTATACCTACAGAAAATGCATATACAATGCATCACAGTAAAAACAGCAGAGCATTTTGGCTGAGATGACACAACTAAGGAAATATAAAACAGCAAAACATCCACACAACTAATAGAGTGAACATAaaacaataattaataaaaatgcaAAAAGGTAAACAAAATTAAGATTTTAACAATAGCATGCAAGCTAAATGAACGGGCAATCATGAGATATGAAAATATTTGAACAATTACCCATCTGCGCATATGATAGGAAGCAATCTCAGCAATAATTGCAACCGCAATGACATGGAAGCTCTCAAGGCTGCAGGGGATGGCAGAGCAGAATCAGCAGCTCCTGCTGTCCGTCTGTTCATTCCAGGACTACCACCTCTCATAACTTTGCGGTTGCTACCCTTATTTGCAGGACCTTCCAGCCCAGAAGAACTTGATCCTGCCTGCTTGCTTGCACCGCGAGTAACTGTATTTATATGTTGCTCAATATTATTCAACTGCTTAATCAAATCACTTGCAAATGTATTGCGTGACTCATCAGAACCTTGATCTATGCAGGGAAGAACTAATTCAATGAGAGCCCTTTCAGTTCTGTACTGTTGGCTCATGCTGAACCCTTCAGAATTAAACATTTGAGTTGATCCTTTTCCAGATCTTTTTGTGCCTGTGCCATCTTCAACAACCTCCCCTTCTTCAAGGGAGGTGACctcaaacttctttttctctCCTCCGCTTGTCAGAGGATCAAAACCTGACCAGCCCCATGGCTTCCAAAACCGAGCCTTAGTTGAAAGACATTTACTCTCTGCAATATTAATAAGACGTTGTCTAATAGTTTTTCGTCCCAAAAGAACATCTTGGCCTGCTAAGAACCATTTAGCCTGCAATAGCATTGAATCTTCCAGTGACCTACCAAAAAGATGAACCAACTCCGAGAAAAGGGGTGCAGCATCAGGTCTGACCAATAATCTTGTGAGGATGATCACAATGAAATTATTCTCATTTTCAGAAGCAGCGTCTTTTACAGGACCAGTTGAGGATGAACGGATAGCATCTGCTAGAGACATATCATGGGCCTCAAGCTTTTCAACAAGGGCTTGTTCATTTAAAAGTAACCTAAGTTCAACCCACTGCCAATGGAACTTTGCAGGTTGCAGAGTATCCAATACATTCACAATCTTATCCAGAAGCTTTGTTTCGCTCTCTGAATGTTGCCCTTTAGATCCACCAAGTCCAGAAACTCGATTGCTGTTATCCTGAGTGGACACAGACTCAGGCATTTTACAATCAATGATGGCATCTAAAAACAGCCTTCCACGAAGGGGAACAAATGCTGCAGATTTAGAGTGCATGTCCAAACCACttaacatggcagcaaactcaGCATCACTGGCATCTGCAGCTACAATATCATAAAAGCCTTGACTGTCTCTTAAGCATACATCCCGAAAAGGATGGTGCTTTATGGCATCACCTATGGCCGTTGTCAAAGATTGATACAATTGATTTATGTCTTCACGGTTTGCAAGATCTTTGCTAAGAATAATTTGTCTCCATATAACAAACGCAAATATAGAATAGGCAGGTGGAAATACCAAACTAAGAGGGAGCATTCGCTGCATCCTTGAAAGAGCGACTATAGATGGTTCGCCCAGGAGTTCCACAATTAAACCATCAAATAAAGTTCTGCAATTCCCAACAAGCAGCCTAAACAAATGCACATAAACTTCAATCGAGTTATCCACCTTAAAACCTGGAGTAGAACGCGTGTTTCCATTTGAATTGGATTTTGTGCTCCTT carries:
- the LOC110660078 gene encoding rop guanine nucleotide exchange factor 3, which produces MDTSSNYDDSSDLGYHPSPSSLDQTETPGFSTTSGDSFLFRRTYSETSALSDAIEDNSYSSEPSSCHWIPNKSAAHNQPLLGRLGMKQRKCIIDDQESVDPDLEMMKERFAKLLLGEDMSGSGKGVCTAVTISNAITNLYATLFGQNLRLEPLKPEKKAMWKREMDCLLSVCDYIVEFIPKSQNLKDGTALEVMESRPRSDIYINLPALRKLDAMLIEILDGFQDIEFWYAEQGSMSSNSTRSGSFRRVIVQRKEEKWWVPVPCVPPGGLSEKSRKHLRHKRDCANQIHKAAMAINSSILDDMEIPDTYMASLPKSGRASLGDVTYRYMCTTDIFSPDYVLDCLNIASEHEALELADRVEASMYTWRRKACMKHSKSSWEMVKDLMSDIDRTDKNHVLAERAESLLFCLKQRYPELSQTSLDTCKIQYNRDVGQATLESYSRVLEGLAFNIVAWIEDVLFVDKSVRNQGE